A portion of the Syngnathoides biaculeatus isolate LvHL_M chromosome 7, ASM1980259v1, whole genome shotgun sequence genome contains these proteins:
- the LOC133503647 gene encoding AP-1 complex subunit sigma-2-like isoform X1 yields the protein MQFMLLFSRQGKLRLQKWYVPMSDKEKKKITRELVQTILTRKAKMCSFLEWRDLKIVYKRYASLYFCCAIEEQDNELITLEIIHRYVELLDKYFGSVCELDIIFNFEKAYFILDEFLLGGEAQETSKKNVLKAIEQGDLLQEDGEVQCSVLEEIGLT from the exons atgCAGTTCATGCTTCTATTCAGCCGGCAGGGCAAGCTGCGGCTGCAGAAGTGGTACGTGCCCATGTCGgacaaggagaagaagaagatcaccAGGGAGCTGGTCCAGACCATCCTGACCCGCAAGGCCAAAATGTGCAGCTTCCTGGAGTGGAGAGACCTCAAGATTGTCTACAAGAG ATACGCCAGCTTGTACTTCTGCTGCGCCATCGAGGAGCAGGACAACGAGCTGATCACGCTGGAGATCATCCACCGATACGTGGAGCTGCTGGACAAATACTTCGGCAGC GTGTGCGAGCTGGACATCATCTTCAACTTTGAGAAGGCCTACTTCATCCTGGACGAGTTCCTGCTGGGCGGCGAAGCCCAGGAGACGTCCAAGAAGAACGTGCTGAAGGCCATCGAGCAGGGTGACCTGCTGCAGGAG
- the LOC133503647 gene encoding AP-1 complex subunit sigma-2-like isoform X2, which translates to MQFMLLFSRQGKLRLQKWYVPMSDKEKKKITRELVQTILTRKAKMCSFLEWRDLKIVYKRYASLYFCCAIEEQDNELITLEIIHRYVELLDKYFGSVCELDIIFNFEKAYFILDEFLLGGEAQETSKKNVLKAIEQGDLLQEPRHEYFNVPVY; encoded by the exons atgCAGTTCATGCTTCTATTCAGCCGGCAGGGCAAGCTGCGGCTGCAGAAGTGGTACGTGCCCATGTCGgacaaggagaagaagaagatcaccAGGGAGCTGGTCCAGACCATCCTGACCCGCAAGGCCAAAATGTGCAGCTTCCTGGAGTGGAGAGACCTCAAGATTGTCTACAAGAG ATACGCCAGCTTGTACTTCTGCTGCGCCATCGAGGAGCAGGACAACGAGCTGATCACGCTGGAGATCATCCACCGATACGTGGAGCTGCTGGACAAATACTTCGGCAGC GTGTGCGAGCTGGACATCATCTTCAACTTTGAGAAGGCCTACTTCATCCTGGACGAGTTCCTGCTGGGCGGCGAAGCCCAGGAGACGTCCAAGAAGAACGTGCTGAAGGCCATCGAGCAGGGTGACCTGCTGCAGGAG
- the LOC133503468 gene encoding retinoschisin-like yields the protein MEAGVRWAGLLCLLVLSQVLTAVHSQEEEEILQVEEELQEEDQQIAETWTPRNVQACTCDCEAVPPGGPPDVVAAAPPAPELPAGRQLTCMPECPYHRALGFESGSVTSEQISCSHQDQYSSWYSSWVPNKARLNNQGFGCAWLSKYNDLHQWLQIDLQEVGVVSGILTQGRCDTDEWITKYSVQYRTVETLNWVYYKDQTGNNRVFYGNSDRSSTVQNLLRPPIVARYIRLLPLGWHTRIAVRMELLICVSKCA from the exons ATGGAGGCCGGCGTTCGTTGGGCCGGGCTCCTTTGCCTCCTCGTCCTCTCGCAGG TCCTGACTGCTGTTCACTCtcaggag GAAGAGGAGATCCTGCaggtggaggaggagctgcAGGAGGAGGATCAGCAGATCGCGGAGACCTGGACCCCCAGGAACGTGCAAGCGTGCACGTGCGACTGTGAGGCCGTGCCGCCCGGCGGGCCCCCCgacgtcgtcgccgccgccccGCCGGCGCCGGAGCTGCCCGCGGGCCGCCAGTTGACTTGCATGCCAG aGTGTCCGTACCACAGAGCTCTGGGCTTCGAGTCCGGCTCGGTGACCTCGGAGCAGATCAGCTGCTCCCACCAGGACCAGTACAGCAGCTGGTACTCGTCCTGGGTCCCCAACAAGGCTCGACTCAACAACCAGGGCTTCGG GTGCGCGTGGCTGTCCAAGTACAACGACCTGCACCAATGGCTGCAGATCGACCTGCAGGAAGTGGGCGTGGTCTCGGGCATCCTGACGCAGGGCCGCTGCGACACGGACGAGTGGATCACCAAGTACAGCGTCCAGTACCGCACGGTGGAAACGCTCAACTGGGTCTACTACAAAGACCAGACGGGAAACAACAGA GTGTTCTACGGGAACTCGGACCGCTCGTCCACGGTTCAGAACCTCCTGCGCCCGCCCATCGTGGCGCGCTACATCCGCCTGCTGCCGCTGGGCTGGCACACCCGCATCGCCGTCCGCATGGAGCTGCTCATATGCGTGAGCAAATGCGCGTGA